Proteins found in one Herbiconiux sp. A18JL235 genomic segment:
- a CDS encoding nucleoside deaminase — MRASDAFDAPLDPDDLDPVALAHLRRAVELARSAREHGNHPFGALLVTADGRVIEAENTVITGHDPIGHAETNLVRDAGQRLEMSELAGSTLYTSTEPCAMCSGAIYWAGIPEVVFALSEAALRELVDEQEGVPTLSLPSREVFARGGRTVNLTGPVALPAATAVHEGFWE; from the coding sequence ATGCGCGCATCCGATGCCTTCGACGCCCCGCTCGACCCCGACGACCTCGACCCGGTGGCGCTCGCGCACCTGCGGCGTGCGGTGGAGCTTGCCCGCAGCGCCCGCGAGCACGGCAACCACCCCTTCGGCGCGCTGCTCGTCACCGCTGACGGGCGCGTCATCGAGGCCGAGAACACGGTGATCACGGGTCACGACCCGATCGGTCACGCCGAGACCAACCTGGTGCGCGACGCCGGCCAGCGGCTCGAGATGAGCGAGCTCGCGGGCAGCACTCTCTACACGAGCACCGAGCCCTGCGCCATGTGCTCGGGCGCGATCTACTGGGCCGGCATCCCCGAGGTGGTGTTCGCCCTCTCCGAGGCGGCGCTGCGCGAGCTCGTCGACGAGCAGGAGGGCGTTCCCACCCTCTCCCTCCCGAGCCGCGAGGTCTTCGCCCGCGGCGGACGCACGGTCAACCTCACCGGCCCCGTCGCCCTCCCCGCCGCCACCGCCGTGCACGAGGGTTTCTGGGAGTAG
- a CDS encoding BTAD domain-containing putative transcriptional regulator — translation MIDIRIQLFGPVRVRWGREHLLLGGVFRRAIVARLALTPGEPVTTAELVDALWGEPPSAAVSSLRAQVSRLRQGGLGGHIVGGRGGYLLDPAGVEIDAERLSRLGESLSRHGESGVLGSPAWGAGFWAGVPLADLDGFPFVGPARARLQRLREVSIERYAERRLAAGAAREALEALTALSAGGAEVRESTILLAAEATARLGRPAEALRLLDAGVEALAPGSGAGLARASAPAGDGGDAVAEGADAGGRVNAERLGGEGAAVLTAAAGVGGARGAGAVAHGSASDDRDSEGRGGAEREGAGHAVGVGEVVRAGHRGAAEARVLVEGRAPSPAASRRRRLSGEVRDGAPRGVAAMGGEPGTAAVDEARGAAAVGGERGVAAVGGERGVAAVGGERGVAAVGGERGVAAVGGERGVAAVGGERGVAAVGGERGVAAVGGERGVAAVGGERGVAAVGGERVVAAMGGEPGAAAVDGDADLTSIESGGRGISAVFDAETLREAIVRFDPAVSPRRDGGVVARRGIPLPVSSFVGRAAEMAAIAAARRSSRLVTLVGPGGVGKTRLAIESARRVEHPDDDEQWMLELAPLRPAVTGDGSGQVAELLADRLGAAGPRPSGLTAVEAIAERLGGRRVLLVLDNAEHVREEVAQLAVALLAHCQGLTVLVTSREALRVPGERLVPVAPMSVDDSGDAVALFAARAADSSPGFEPSGDQRSIRAVCARLDGLPLALELAAARLDVLDLDELCDAIDAEGLLDRHSPSTARQASLHNTIAWSVELLTPPERMLLRQLARFVGPFTRDAVDAICATAPAPAPDAATALPPAHGAAPAPAPDAATALPPAHGAAPVPAPDAATALPPAHGAAPASTAGAGAATPPARELLLGLARKSLVAVDTAAGRRHYRLLESVKLFVQQDDAEPDCPSEREAWAERHLAWFASWALRVDGELRGAAAREAHAALDAARPDLHLAFEAALARGDRENALKLVGGQAWHWFRRGLFERARLWIDQALALPGTAHPSTVAKAYFGAVMNIHRSGDEFGGERYAVEGAVAAEASGDPTLRALFAACTGMWRAVAGDVAGHDERMRRALAHLAEPGCAAWAESEVHLFRGIAKGYLDKPAQALEAFGEAHGAARRCGHRWAADAAAARLAHLYIKLRRGKDAVSQVRSAVRGAVCDGDMHAVVTTLHTGAAACALLERHGDGAALLGVVDTVAVRFGYAPRSVEPPYWSSYRERVRQGLPAAVWRREYARGTRLGIGDAIKLLDGLAS, via the coding sequence TATCCGCATTCAGCTGTTCGGGCCGGTGCGCGTGCGCTGGGGGCGGGAGCACCTGCTGCTCGGCGGGGTGTTCCGGCGGGCGATCGTCGCCCGGCTCGCGCTCACACCGGGCGAGCCCGTCACCACCGCAGAGCTCGTCGACGCGCTGTGGGGCGAGCCGCCGAGTGCCGCCGTCAGCTCGCTGCGCGCGCAGGTGTCGCGGCTGCGGCAGGGTGGGCTCGGCGGCCACATCGTGGGCGGGCGCGGTGGGTACCTCCTCGATCCGGCCGGGGTGGAGATCGACGCGGAGCGGCTTTCGCGGCTCGGGGAGTCGCTGTCTCGGCATGGGGAGTCGGGGGTGCTTGGCTCTCCGGCGTGGGGTGCGGGGTTCTGGGCGGGGGTTCCGCTCGCCGATCTCGACGGATTTCCGTTCGTGGGGCCCGCGCGGGCGCGGCTGCAGCGTCTTCGGGAGGTGTCGATCGAGCGCTACGCGGAGCGTCGGCTCGCCGCGGGGGCCGCGCGGGAGGCCCTCGAGGCGCTGACGGCGCTGTCGGCCGGCGGGGCCGAGGTGCGGGAGTCGACGATCCTGCTCGCGGCCGAGGCGACGGCGCGCCTCGGCCGGCCCGCCGAGGCGCTGCGCCTGCTCGACGCAGGGGTGGAGGCGCTGGCGCCCGGGTCCGGGGCCGGGCTCGCGCGCGCGTCGGCGCCTGCGGGTGACGGTGGGGATGCGGTGGCTGAGGGTGCGGATGCAGGGGGTCGCGTCAATGCGGAGCGGCTCGGGGGCGAGGGGGCGGCTGTGCTCACTGCTGCGGCGGGTGTCGGTGGCGCACGTGGTGCGGGTGCGGTGGCTCACGGCTCGGCGTCGGACGATCGCGACAGTGAGGGCCGTGGGGGTGCCGAGAGGGAAGGCGCAGGGCACGCGGTCGGTGTCGGCGAGGTGGTGCGGGCGGGCCACCGGGGTGCCGCTGAGGCGAGGGTGCTGGTCGAGGGGAGGGCGCCGAGCCCGGCGGCGAGCCGGCGGAGACGCCTCTCGGGTGAAGTGCGGGACGGCGCTCCGCGTGGTGTCGCGGCAATGGGTGGGGAGCCTGGTACCGCTGCGGTGGATGAGGCGCGTGGTGCAGCTGCAGTCGGTGGGGAGCGTGGTGTTGCTGCGGTGGGTGGGGAGCGTGGTGTTGCTGCGGTGGGTGGGGAGCGTGGTGTTGCTGCGGTGGGTGGGGAGCGTGGTGTTGCTGCGGTGGGTGGGGAGCGTGGTGTTGCTGCGGTGGGTGGGGAGCGTGGTGTTGCTGCGGTGGGTGGGGAGCGTGGTGTTGCTGCGGTAGGTGGGGAGCGTGGTGTTGCTGCGGTGGGTGGGGAGCGTGGTGTTGCTGCGGTGGGTGGGGAGCGTGTGGTCGCGGCGATGGGTGGGGAGCCTGGTGCCGCTGCGGTGGACGGAGACGCTGACCTCACGTCGATCGAGTCGGGTGGGCGCGGGATCTCCGCGGTGTTCGACGCGGAGACGTTGCGGGAGGCGATCGTGCGGTTCGATCCGGCCGTGTCGCCGCGGAGGGATGGCGGGGTGGTCGCGCGGCGGGGCATCCCGCTTCCGGTGAGCTCGTTCGTCGGGCGCGCCGCGGAGATGGCGGCGATCGCCGCCGCACGTCGCAGCTCGCGGCTCGTCACCCTCGTGGGGCCCGGCGGCGTCGGCAAGACGCGGCTCGCCATCGAGAGTGCGCGCCGGGTCGAGCATCCCGACGACGACGAGCAGTGGATGCTCGAACTCGCACCCCTGCGGCCGGCCGTCACCGGCGACGGCTCGGGGCAGGTCGCCGAGCTGCTCGCCGATCGCCTCGGTGCCGCGGGGCCGCGCCCGTCGGGCCTCACCGCCGTCGAGGCGATCGCCGAGCGGCTGGGCGGTCGCCGCGTGCTGCTCGTCCTCGACAACGCCGAGCACGTGCGTGAGGAGGTCGCCCAGCTCGCGGTGGCCCTCCTGGCGCACTGCCAGGGACTCACGGTGCTCGTCACCTCGCGGGAGGCTCTCCGCGTTCCGGGCGAGCGGCTGGTTCCCGTCGCACCCATGTCGGTCGACGACAGCGGCGACGCGGTGGCGCTGTTCGCCGCCAGGGCGGCGGATTCATCGCCGGGGTTCGAGCCCTCGGGCGATCAGCGGAGCATCCGTGCCGTCTGCGCCCGGCTCGACGGACTGCCGCTCGCCCTCGAGCTCGCGGCGGCGCGGCTCGACGTGCTCGACCTCGACGAACTCTGCGACGCGATCGACGCGGAGGGACTGCTCGACAGGCACTCCCCCTCGACCGCCCGCCAGGCGAGCCTCCACAACACCATCGCCTGGAGCGTCGAGCTGCTCACCCCGCCCGAGCGGATGCTGCTGCGTCAACTCGCCCGGTTCGTCGGGCCGTTCACCCGCGACGCCGTCGACGCCATCTGCGCAACCGCGCCCGCGCCCGCGCCCGATGCTGCGACCGCGCTCCCACCTGCACATGGTGCCGCGCCCGCGCCCGCGCCCGATGCTGCGACCGCGCTCCCACCTGCACATGGTGCCGCACCCGTGCCCGCGCCCGATGCTGCGACCGCGCTCCCACCTGCACATGGTGCCGCGCCCGCATCCACCGCCGGCGCCGGCGCCGCCACCCCGCCCGCCCGCGAGCTCCTCCTCGGGCTCGCCCGCAAGTCGCTCGTCGCCGTCGACACGGCCGCGGGGCGCCGCCACTACCGCTTGCTCGAGTCGGTGAAACTGTTCGTGCAGCAGGACGACGCGGAGCCTGACTGCCCGTCGGAGCGCGAAGCCTGGGCTGAGCGGCACCTCGCGTGGTTCGCCTCCTGGGCGCTGCGGGTCGACGGCGAGTTGCGCGGTGCGGCGGCCCGCGAGGCGCACGCCGCCCTCGACGCCGCCCGCCCCGACCTGCACCTCGCCTTCGAGGCAGCGCTCGCCCGGGGCGATCGCGAGAACGCGCTGAAGCTCGTCGGCGGGCAGGCATGGCACTGGTTCCGCCGCGGGTTGTTCGAGCGCGCCCGCCTCTGGATCGACCAGGCCCTCGCCCTGCCCGGCACCGCGCATCCGTCGACCGTGGCGAAGGCGTACTTCGGGGCGGTCATGAACATCCATCGCTCCGGCGACGAGTTCGGCGGCGAGCGCTACGCCGTCGAGGGTGCCGTGGCCGCGGAGGCCTCGGGCGACCCCACCCTGCGCGCCCTGTTCGCCGCCTGCACAGGCATGTGGCGGGCCGTCGCGGGCGACGTCGCGGGGCACGACGAGCGGATGCGGCGGGCCCTCGCCCATCTCGCAGAACCCGGATGCGCGGCCTGGGCCGAGAGCGAGGTGCACCTGTTCCGTGGCATCGCGAAGGGGTACCTCGACAAGCCCGCCCAAGCGCTCGAGGCCTTCGGCGAGGCCCACGGTGCGGCACGCCGATGCGGGCACCGCTGGGCCGCCGATGCCGCGGCCGCGCGGCTCGCGCATCTCTACATCAAGCTGCGGCGCGGGAAGGACGCGGTGTCGCAGGTGCGATCGGCGGTGCGCGGGGCGGTGTGCGACGGCGACATGCACGCCGTCGTGACGACGCTGCACACCGGTGCCGCCGCCTGCGCGCTGCTCGAGCGGCACGGCGACGGTGCCGCGCTGCTCGGCGTGGTCGACACCGTCGCGGTGCGGTTCGGCTACGCGCCGCGCTCGGTCGAGCCGCCCTACTGGAGCAGCTACCGTGAGCGGGTGCGGCAGGGCCTGCCGGCCGCGGTCTGGCGACGCGAGTACGCCCGCGGAACCCGCCTCGGCATCGGCGACGCCATCAAGCTGCTCGACGGCCTCGCCTCCTGA